The proteins below are encoded in one region of Pseudonocardia sp. DSM 110487:
- a CDS encoding dipeptide/oligopeptide/nickel ABC transporter ATP-binding protein: protein MSARDVLLDVRDLRKVYRTPGLFGRGSEFVAVEGATFRVERGEAFGLIGESGSGKTTIGRMLLRLLDATSGYIEFDGYDVLQLAGPRLRELRQRMQIVFQDSGSAFNPRLRVGEQVAFPMRKFRLYPEKEIRDRVVELLEHVGLRADQARRYPHEFSGGQRQRLGIARALAAQPDFVVLDEPTSALDVSVQGQILDLLDDLRAERGLTLILISHNLAVVQRMCDHAAVLHQGHLVEVGAIDDLFGDPQSEITRQLLDAVLEPVVPTRGEAA from the coding sequence GTGTCAGCGCGTGACGTGCTCCTGGACGTGCGGGACCTGCGCAAGGTCTACCGCACGCCGGGGCTCTTCGGCCGGGGAAGCGAATTCGTCGCGGTCGAGGGGGCCACCTTCCGGGTCGAGCGGGGCGAGGCCTTCGGGCTGATCGGTGAGTCCGGCTCGGGCAAGACCACGATCGGCCGGATGCTGCTCCGCCTGCTCGACGCCACGAGCGGCTACATCGAGTTCGACGGGTACGACGTGCTGCAACTGGCCGGTCCCCGACTGCGCGAGCTGCGACAGCGCATGCAGATCGTCTTCCAGGACTCCGGCTCGGCGTTCAACCCACGGCTGCGGGTGGGTGAGCAGGTCGCCTTCCCCATGCGGAAGTTTCGGCTGTACCCCGAGAAGGAGATCCGCGACCGGGTCGTGGAGCTGCTCGAACACGTCGGGCTGCGCGCCGACCAGGCACGGCGGTACCCGCACGAGTTCTCCGGCGGGCAGCGCCAGCGGCTCGGGATCGCGAGGGCGCTCGCGGCGCAGCCGGACTTCGTCGTGCTGGATGAACCGACGTCCGCGCTCGACGTGTCCGTGCAGGGCCAGATCCTGGACCTGCTCGACGACCTGCGGGCCGAACGCGGCCTCACCCTGATCCTGATCAGCCACAACCTGGCGGTCGTCCAGCGCATGTGCGACCACGCCGCGGTGCTGCACCAGGGCCACCTCGTGGAGGTGGGCGCGATCGACGACCTCTTCGGCGACCCGCAGTCCGAGATCACCCGGCAGCTGCTGGACGCCGTCCTGGAACCGGTGGTGCCGACGAGAGGAGAGGCCGCATGA
- a CDS encoding ion transporter, which translates to MIDSAARRARTIVEHRAFQPTVIAVILVNAVTLGLETSPAVVNSAGGLLHAVDRAALVIFVADIALRLVAYGRRFWGDPWNIFDFLIVAIALVPASGPFSVLRALRVLRVLRLISMVPSMRRVVGGLLAALPGMASIAALLALILYVAAVLGTNLFGAVAPEWFGDLGTTLFTLFQTMTGEGWGEIAREVMAAMPLAWIYFVAYILVSSFMVLNLFIAVVVSAMEGQVMAEMRAEEEEHAAEEQVVNRMILEEIRELRAELAQLRLERAES; encoded by the coding sequence GTGATCGACTCGGCAGCGCGTAGGGCGCGCACGATCGTGGAGCACCGCGCCTTCCAGCCGACGGTGATCGCCGTCATCCTCGTCAACGCCGTGACGCTCGGGCTGGAGACCTCCCCGGCGGTGGTGAACTCCGCCGGCGGGCTGCTGCACGCCGTCGACCGGGCGGCGCTGGTGATCTTCGTCGCGGACATCGCGCTGCGGCTGGTGGCCTACGGGCGCCGGTTCTGGGGCGACCCGTGGAACATCTTCGACTTCCTGATCGTGGCGATCGCGCTGGTGCCGGCGTCCGGACCGTTCTCGGTGCTGCGGGCCCTGCGCGTGCTCCGGGTGCTCCGCCTGATCTCCATGGTGCCGAGCATGCGCAGGGTGGTCGGCGGGCTGCTGGCCGCACTCCCGGGCATGGCGTCGATCGCGGCACTGCTCGCGCTCATCCTCTACGTGGCCGCCGTGCTGGGCACGAACCTGTTCGGCGCCGTCGCCCCGGAGTGGTTCGGCGACCTCGGCACGACCCTCTTCACCCTGTTCCAGACGATGACGGGCGAGGGCTGGGGCGAGATCGCGCGGGAGGTCATGGCGGCGATGCCGCTGGCATGGATCTACTTCGTCGCCTACATCCTGGTCAGCTCGTTCATGGTGCTGAACCTGTTCATCGCGGTCGTCGTCAGCGCGATGGAGGGCCAGGTGATGGCGGAGATGCGCGCCGAGGAGGAAGAGCACGCCGCCGAGGAGCAGGTCGTGAACCGGATGATCCTGGAGGAGATCAGAGAGCTGCGTGCCGAGCTGGCGCAGCTGCGGCTGGAGCGGGCGGAGTCCTGA
- a CDS encoding gamma-glutamyltransferase family protein — protein MSATTAAAVASPHHSATETGAAVLADGGTALDAAIATNAMLSVVYPHMCGLGGDLFLLYFEAATGSVHCLNASGPAPGLATRAAFADLGLDHIPQRGPLPVTVPGTVAGWQAAHQRFGRLPWRRLLEPAASAARDGTPVSPGLAKWIAAEAEGIGHSPGLRPLLGAAVLRQPELAATFDRIITRGADDFYRGETARRIDDSMRRHDGLLRFDDLDSYTPEWVAPTQATYAGLEVYVPPPNSQGVTSLLMLKALQALGAEGDVPGTAEHITNLVAAKRTAFALRDRHVTDPAYVTISTEDLLDALPAPEAPATTHPVGGDTVAFVSIDRDGNACSAIQSVYYGFGSMFVPEGTGIIMQNRGHYFSLSPDHVNTLEPGKRTMHTLMASMALRDGRPRFVVSSMGADGQPQFNVQVLQQLLAGGTPQEAVSRPRVLHGRFVIEDDPDVLHVEPLPDADVVGALQRAGHDVRVTAGPDDRMGHAHAIAVAEDGSVLAGADPRSDGSAIVVAG, from the coding sequence ATGAGCGCAACAACCGCGGCAGCCGTGGCATCACCACATCACAGTGCCACCGAGACGGGTGCTGCCGTGCTCGCCGACGGCGGCACCGCGCTCGATGCAGCAATCGCCACGAACGCCATGCTTTCCGTTGTGTATCCGCACATGTGCGGGCTCGGCGGGGATCTGTTCCTCCTGTACTTCGAGGCGGCCACCGGCTCCGTGCACTGCCTCAACGCCTCGGGACCCGCGCCAGGGCTGGCCACCCGTGCCGCATTCGCCGACCTCGGCCTCGACCACATCCCCCAGCGCGGACCGCTGCCGGTCACCGTCCCCGGCACCGTCGCCGGCTGGCAGGCGGCTCACCAGCGGTTCGGGCGGCTGCCATGGCGGCGCCTCCTCGAGCCCGCCGCCTCCGCGGCACGCGACGGCACACCGGTGAGCCCCGGGCTCGCGAAGTGGATCGCCGCAGAGGCCGAAGGAATCGGGCACAGCCCCGGCCTGAGGCCCCTGCTCGGCGCCGCCGTCCTGCGACAACCCGAGCTCGCGGCGACGTTCGACCGCATCATCACCCGCGGTGCGGACGACTTCTACCGCGGTGAGACGGCCCGCCGCATCGACGACTCGATGCGCCGCCACGACGGGCTGCTTCGCTTCGACGATCTCGACAGCTACACCCCGGAATGGGTGGCCCCGACGCAGGCCACCTACGCCGGTCTCGAGGTGTACGTGCCGCCGCCGAACAGCCAGGGCGTCACCAGTCTGTTGATGCTGAAGGCGCTGCAGGCACTGGGCGCCGAGGGCGACGTACCGGGGACCGCCGAGCACATCACGAACCTCGTCGCGGCCAAGCGCACCGCGTTCGCGCTGCGCGACCGCCATGTCACCGATCCCGCCTACGTGACGATCAGCACCGAGGACCTGCTGGACGCGTTACCGGCCCCGGAAGCCCCCGCCACCACCCATCCCGTCGGCGGCGACACCGTGGCCTTCGTCAGCATCGACCGCGACGGCAACGCCTGCTCCGCGATCCAGAGCGTCTACTACGGTTTCGGATCGATGTTCGTCCCGGAGGGAACCGGGATCATCATGCAGAACCGGGGGCACTACTTCTCGCTGTCTCCGGACCACGTCAACACGCTCGAACCCGGCAAGCGCACCATGCACACGCTGATGGCGAGCATGGCGTTGCGGGACGGCCGCCCGCGGTTCGTCGTCAGCTCTATGGGTGCCGACGGTCAGCCGCAGTTCAACGTGCAGGTTCTCCAGCAGCTGCTGGCCGGCGGCACACCGCAAGAGGCCGTGAGCCGGCCACGGGTGCTGCATGGACGGTTCGTCATCGAGGACGACCCCGACGTCCTGCACGTCGAGCCGCTGCCCGATGCCGACGTCGTCGGCGCGCTGCAACGCGCCGGTCACGATGTCCGCGTGACAGCCGGGCCGGACGACCGGATGGGGCACGCCCACGCCATCGCGGTTGCCGAAGACGGGAGCGTCCTCGCCGGGGCCGACCCGCGCAGCGACGGCTCGGCCATCGTGGTGGCCGGCTGA
- a CDS encoding ABC transporter ATP-binding protein translates to MIELESVSKIYRSGSIEVRALDHVDLSIAEGAFVAIMGASGSGKTTLMNVLGCMDLPTSGVYRLGGVDIRSLSENQLARIRNTRIGFVFQSFNLVPRTNAQANVELPLIYAGAHGRRRRARTALERVGLGERSHHMPNQLSGGEQQRVAIARALVTDPQMILADEPTGNLDSVSTTEIMDLLCELNHEGHTIVLITHERSVAALARRVVRLEDGRIVSDKPASGALVG, encoded by the coding sequence ATGATCGAGCTAGAGTCCGTTTCGAAGATCTATCGCTCCGGTTCCATCGAGGTGCGCGCGCTCGATCACGTCGACCTGTCGATCGCGGAGGGCGCGTTCGTCGCGATCATGGGCGCGTCCGGGTCGGGCAAGACCACCCTCATGAACGTCCTCGGCTGCATGGACCTGCCCACGTCGGGCGTCTACCGCCTCGGCGGGGTCGATATTCGCTCGCTCTCCGAGAACCAGCTCGCCAGGATCCGCAACACGCGGATCGGATTCGTGTTCCAGTCCTTCAATCTCGTCCCGCGCACGAACGCGCAGGCCAACGTAGAGCTGCCGCTCATCTATGCAGGGGCTCACGGTCGCAGGCGCCGCGCCCGTACCGCGCTGGAACGGGTGGGGCTCGGCGAACGCTCGCACCACATGCCCAACCAGCTGTCGGGCGGTGAGCAGCAGCGCGTGGCGATCGCGCGAGCCCTCGTCACCGACCCGCAGATGATCCTCGCCGACGAGCCGACCGGCAACCTCGACTCCGTTTCGACGACCGAGATCATGGACCTGTTGTGCGAGCTCAACCACGAAGGGCACACCATCGTGCTGATCACCCACGAGCGCAGCGTGGCCGCTCTCGCCCGGCGGGTGGTCAGGCTCGAGGACGGCCGGATCGTGAGCGACAAGCCCGCGAGCGGTGCGCTCGTCGGCTGA
- a CDS encoding amidase, with product MTAPHFEALPTVTEAIAAVNAGTLSPVELTKQVLTRIEWLDPLLDSYVDVFTETALARASSVQDAIARGESLGPLQGIPVALKDLFDVAGMPTLAGSEVRAGHVADADSTVTRALRAAGAVITGKTVTHEFAFGVVSAPARNPWDRDTIPGGSSGGSAAAVAAGLCLAAMGSDTGGSIRIPAGLCGVVGLKPTYGRVSKRGVAELSWSLDHAGPITRTVADTAVLLQVIAGFDPADRCSVDEPVPDYLTGLDAGVVGLRVGVPTNFFFERVDPEIVDAVRAALAVLVDAGAVLVDVTVPHVELTGDVITTIVGVEAAAIHQEHIRTVPERYTADTRKRLLAGELISGTSYVNAQRARRLIVDGFRAAFADVDVIATPTLPITAPPFGAETAQVAGVEMPVMAALNPLTAPANAAGLPALAVPCGFSAAGLPVSLQLIGRPFDEATLLQAGQAYERRTPWHAMHPPLDER from the coding sequence ATGACGGCCCCGCATTTCGAGGCCCTGCCGACGGTCACCGAGGCGATCGCGGCCGTCAACGCCGGGACGCTCTCCCCCGTCGAGCTCACCAAGCAGGTGCTCACCCGCATCGAATGGCTCGATCCGCTCCTCGACTCCTACGTCGACGTGTTCACCGAGACCGCGCTCGCCCGGGCGAGCTCCGTGCAGGACGCGATCGCGCGCGGGGAGTCGCTCGGGCCGCTGCAGGGCATCCCGGTGGCGCTCAAGGACCTCTTCGACGTCGCCGGCATGCCGACCCTCGCCGGATCGGAGGTCCGCGCCGGTCATGTCGCCGACGCCGACTCCACGGTCACCCGCGCGCTGCGGGCCGCAGGCGCGGTGATCACGGGCAAGACCGTCACGCACGAGTTCGCCTTCGGCGTGGTGTCCGCGCCGGCTCGCAACCCGTGGGACCGCGACACCATCCCCGGCGGGTCGAGCGGCGGGTCGGCCGCCGCGGTGGCCGCGGGTCTGTGCCTGGCGGCGATGGGCAGCGACACCGGCGGCAGCATCCGCATCCCGGCGGGGCTCTGCGGGGTGGTCGGGCTCAAACCGACGTACGGACGCGTCAGCAAGCGTGGCGTGGCGGAGCTGTCCTGGTCGCTCGACCACGCCGGGCCGATCACGCGCACCGTCGCGGACACGGCGGTGCTCCTGCAGGTCATCGCTGGGTTCGACCCGGCCGACCGGTGCTCGGTCGACGAGCCGGTGCCCGACTACCTCACCGGCCTCGACGCCGGCGTCGTGGGACTGCGGGTCGGCGTGCCCACGAACTTCTTCTTCGAGCGGGTCGACCCCGAGATCGTCGACGCGGTGCGCGCGGCGCTCGCGGTGCTGGTCGACGCGGGCGCGGTGCTCGTCGACGTCACCGTCCCGCACGTGGAGCTGACCGGCGACGTGATCACGACGATCGTCGGGGTCGAGGCCGCCGCGATCCACCAGGAGCACATCAGGACCGTGCCGGAGCGCTACACGGCCGACACCCGCAAGCGGCTGCTGGCCGGCGAGCTCATCAGCGGCACCTCTTACGTCAACGCCCAGCGGGCCCGCCGGCTGATCGTCGACGGCTTCCGCGCCGCATTCGCCGACGTGGACGTCATCGCGACGCCCACCCTCCCGATCACCGCGCCGCCCTTCGGCGCGGAGACCGCGCAGGTCGCCGGCGTCGAGATGCCGGTGATGGCGGCGCTCAACCCGCTGACCGCGCCCGCGAACGCGGCCGGCCTGCCCGCGCTCGCCGTCCCGTGCGGCTTCTCGGCAGCCGGCCTGCCCGTGAGCCTGCAGCTGATCGGCCGCCCGTTCGACGAGGCGACTCTGCTCCAGGCCGGCCAGGCCTACGAACGCCGTACCCCGTGGCACGCCATGCACCCACCGCTCGACGAGAGATGA
- a CDS encoding amidase, which produces MQPYELTIAEAAEQIRAKELSPVELTESVLSRIEAVEDKITAFATVTADVARAAAATAEAEIAAGGYRGPLHGIPVGIKDLYETAGIPTTSSSAVRADYLPAQDGAVVEKLAAAGTVMVGKTHTHEFAYGAVTPTTRNPWDLERIPGGSSGGSGAAVAAGECMVGMGSDTGGSIRIPASVCGTVGLKPTYGRVSRRGVASLSWSLDHVGPLTRTVRDAAYVMNAIAGYDRSDPACVDVPVPDFTGGLDAGVAGLTVGVPTNYFTERVDPEVSAAVTTAVGVLDELGAQVREVTVPMTEYILPTEWGVLLPEASAYHQQMLREKGDLYTSDVRLYLEVGELVLATDYIKALRARILIQRAWRDLFGGIDVLVAPTVAAPAASADDLVLHWPDGTTEAATDSYVRFSAPANVTGLPSLSVPCGFTAGGLPIGMQIMGKPFAEPTLLTVGQAYESATAWLDRRPAL; this is translated from the coding sequence GTGCAGCCCTACGAACTGACGATCGCCGAGGCCGCGGAGCAGATCCGCGCCAAGGAGCTGTCCCCGGTCGAGCTGACCGAGTCGGTGTTGTCGCGCATCGAGGCGGTCGAGGACAAGATCACCGCGTTCGCCACCGTCACCGCGGACGTCGCCCGGGCCGCGGCCGCCACGGCTGAGGCGGAGATCGCCGCGGGCGGGTACCGCGGCCCGCTGCACGGCATCCCGGTGGGCATCAAGGACCTCTACGAGACCGCCGGCATCCCGACCACGTCCAGCTCGGCGGTGCGCGCCGACTACCTGCCCGCGCAGGACGGCGCGGTGGTGGAGAAGCTGGCGGCAGCAGGCACCGTCATGGTCGGCAAGACCCACACGCACGAGTTCGCCTACGGCGCGGTCACCCCGACCACGCGCAACCCCTGGGACCTGGAACGGATCCCCGGCGGGTCGAGCGGCGGCTCCGGCGCCGCGGTGGCGGCGGGCGAGTGCATGGTCGGGATGGGCAGCGACACCGGCGGCTCGATCCGGATCCCCGCGTCGGTGTGCGGCACCGTCGGCCTGAAGCCCACGTATGGGCGGGTGTCCCGGCGCGGGGTGGCGTCGCTGTCGTGGTCACTCGACCACGTCGGCCCGCTGACCCGAACGGTGCGCGACGCGGCGTACGTGATGAACGCGATCGCGGGCTACGACCGGTCCGACCCGGCCTGCGTCGATGTACCGGTGCCGGACTTCACGGGAGGTCTCGACGCGGGCGTGGCCGGGCTGACCGTCGGCGTGCCCACCAACTACTTCACCGAGCGGGTGGACCCCGAGGTCTCGGCGGCGGTCACGACCGCTGTCGGCGTGCTGGACGAACTTGGGGCGCAGGTTCGCGAGGTGACGGTCCCGATGACGGAGTACATCCTCCCTACCGAGTGGGGCGTCCTGCTTCCCGAGGCGAGCGCCTACCACCAGCAGATGCTGCGGGAGAAGGGCGACCTCTACACGTCGGACGTGCGGTTGTACCTCGAGGTCGGTGAGCTCGTCCTCGCCACCGACTACATCAAGGCGCTGCGCGCGCGGATCCTGATCCAGCGGGCGTGGCGGGACCTCTTCGGCGGTATCGACGTGCTCGTCGCGCCGACGGTGGCTGCTCCCGCGGCGAGCGCCGACGACCTCGTGCTGCATTGGCCGGACGGCACCACGGAGGCCGCCACCGACTCCTACGTGCGATTCTCCGCCCCTGCCAACGTCACCGGCCTGCCGTCGCTGTCGGTGCCGTGCGGGTTCACCGCGGGTGGCCTGCCGATCGGGATGCAGATCATGGGCAAGCCGTTCGCCGAGCCCACGCTGCTGACGGTCGGGCAGGCGTACGAGTCCGCCACCGCGTGGCTCGACCGGCGCCCGGCGCTGTGA
- a CDS encoding ABC transporter ATP-binding protein produces the protein MQPLLAVEGLRTHFSTENGVVKAVDGVDFTIERGGILGMVGESGSGKSVTGLSILRLIDPRTATIAGGRVLFDGEDLLTRSDREMRAIRGRRISMVFQNAMTALDPFFRVGDQLVEIIRLHRNVGKREARARALEALELVRIPEAGRRMSSYPHELSGGQRQRVMIALALACGPDLLIADEPTTALDATVQKQIIDLLLELNRELGTTILMITHDFGVVARMCRTVAVMYRGRIVESGDVRTVLETPEHPYTQGLMRAVPRMRLPRAEVRRVSA, from the coding sequence ATGCAACCGTTACTGGCGGTCGAAGGACTGCGCACCCACTTCTCGACCGAGAACGGCGTGGTGAAAGCCGTCGACGGGGTCGACTTCACGATCGAGCGGGGCGGCATCCTCGGGATGGTCGGAGAGTCCGGCTCGGGAAAGAGCGTCACAGGCCTGTCGATCCTGCGGCTGATCGACCCGCGCACCGCAACGATCGCGGGCGGCCGGGTGCTGTTCGACGGCGAGGACCTGCTGACCAGGTCGGACCGGGAGATGCGTGCGATCCGCGGCCGGCGCATCAGCATGGTCTTCCAGAACGCGATGACCGCGCTCGACCCGTTCTTCCGGGTCGGCGATCAGCTCGTGGAGATCATCCGGCTGCATCGGAACGTCGGGAAGCGCGAGGCCCGCGCGAGGGCGCTCGAGGCGCTGGAGCTCGTGCGCATCCCGGAGGCCGGGCGGCGGATGTCGAGCTACCCGCACGAGCTCTCGGGCGGACAGCGGCAGCGCGTGATGATCGCGCTGGCGCTGGCCTGCGGACCCGACCTCCTCATCGCCGACGAGCCGACGACGGCGCTCGACGCCACTGTGCAGAAGCAGATCATCGACCTGCTGCTCGAACTCAACCGCGAGCTCGGCACCACGATCCTGATGATCACCCACGACTTCGGTGTGGTGGCGCGGATGTGCCGGACGGTGGCCGTCATGTACCGGGGGCGCATCGTGGAGTCCGGCGACGTCCGCACGGTGCTGGAGACACCGGAGCACCCCTACACGCAGGGCCTGATGCGCGCGGTCCCGCGCATGCGTCTGCCGCGCGCGGAGGTCCGCCGTGTCAGCGCGTGA
- a CDS encoding SAM-dependent methyltransferase: protein MLDDRYLRTPSSARVWNYWLGGKDNYDVDRAAGDAVAATYPQIVTLARQSRQFLIRAVRVLAGELGVHQFLDIGTGLPTMLNTHEVAQAIAPEARVVYVDNDPIVLAHARVLLTNTTPEGVTAYVDADVHAPETIVSDARNVLNFEKPIAVMFLGILGYVADVGEATSIVTRVMDAVPSGSYLLVRDNTDSGEAVREAADRYAESGVDPYHLRTVGQLAEFFTGLELVEPGLVPVERWRPDETDVGSLAEHTGDHGGLARKP, encoded by the coding sequence ATGCTGGACGACCGGTACCTACGGACACCGAGCTCGGCGCGAGTCTGGAACTACTGGCTGGGTGGCAAGGACAACTACGACGTGGATCGGGCCGCCGGTGATGCGGTTGCAGCAACGTACCCGCAGATCGTCACTCTGGCCCGCCAGTCCCGCCAGTTCCTGATCCGCGCCGTTCGGGTGCTGGCGGGCGAACTCGGGGTGCACCAGTTCCTGGACATCGGTACCGGCCTGCCCACCATGCTGAACACGCACGAGGTGGCGCAGGCGATCGCGCCCGAGGCCCGAGTGGTCTACGTGGACAACGACCCGATCGTCCTCGCCCACGCGCGGGTGCTGCTCACCAACACCACGCCGGAAGGCGTCACCGCCTACGTCGACGCCGACGTCCACGCCCCCGAGACGATCGTCTCGGACGCCCGGAACGTGCTGAACTTCGAGAAACCCATCGCCGTGATGTTCCTCGGCATCCTCGGTTACGTGGCGGACGTCGGCGAGGCGACGTCGATCGTGACTCGCGTGATGGACGCGGTCCCGTCCGGCAGCTACCTCCTCGTGCGCGACAACACCGACAGCGGCGAGGCCGTCCGCGAAGCCGCCGACCGGTACGCCGAGAGCGGGGTGGACCCGTACCACCTGCGCACGGTGGGGCAGCTGGCCGAGTTCTTCACCGGCCTCGAGCTGGTCGAGCCCGGGCTGGTGCCGGTGGAGCGCTGGCGGCCGGACGAGACCGATGTGGGTTCGCTCGCCGAACACACCGGCGACCACGGCGGCCTGGCGCGCAAACCGTGA
- a CDS encoding Nramp family divalent metal transporter: MTTSYSPEIPHKHLPPVGYKELPKPVKLGALLGPGVVLAAAGIGSGEFVLWPNIAQQVGLDYLWGALLGSIFMFFIATEAVRYTLATGETIITGFARLWRGWTIGFILMALLPNLWPGYATGVATLLSFIFGPLDIVLVTIGSLVVIVAALLLAPVAYRMLEISMKIMMAVLAAFIVFAAVAVTILDAGAWVDLILGLRHVGQLPPGDVVDLPEYAGAIAFAGAGGTGVLLVSSYVRDKNLGMGAHIPRIVSPITGQEEAGSNLGYTFLPDEENMRRWNGWWRVMNREQFLSFFLFTVLSIFVVATLADVTLAGRDAGSGFDFIAIEAGVIEETFSGVARLFFLLAGIVALFSTNLAVWDMIGRITADQLKVYLLRDNQKWTESRIYALTLGALLVFSVTTLFSGSQAPLLLLVIVSFLSGVTSFVYTILIVILNRRHLPAYIRMGKVRTAVMIGAVAFYGFFFVVTVVDMADRYL, translated from the coding sequence GTGACGACAAGTTACTCGCCGGAAATTCCGCACAAGCACCTGCCGCCGGTCGGATACAAGGAGCTCCCGAAGCCGGTCAAGCTCGGCGCATTGCTCGGGCCCGGCGTGGTGCTCGCCGCCGCGGGAATCGGGTCCGGTGAGTTCGTGCTGTGGCCCAATATCGCGCAGCAGGTGGGCCTGGACTACCTGTGGGGCGCATTGCTCGGGTCGATCTTCATGTTCTTCATCGCCACCGAGGCCGTGCGCTACACCCTCGCCACCGGTGAGACGATCATCACCGGATTCGCCCGGCTGTGGCGCGGCTGGACGATCGGCTTCATCCTGATGGCATTGTTGCCGAACCTGTGGCCGGGATATGCCACCGGAGTGGCCACGCTGTTGTCGTTCATCTTCGGGCCGCTCGACATCGTGCTCGTCACGATCGGATCGTTGGTCGTCATCGTCGCCGCACTGCTCCTCGCTCCGGTGGCATACCGGATGCTGGAGATCTCGATGAAGATCATGATGGCCGTGCTGGCGGCGTTCATCGTGTTCGCCGCCGTCGCGGTCACGATCCTGGACGCCGGCGCGTGGGTGGATCTGATCCTCGGCCTGCGCCATGTGGGTCAGCTCCCCCCGGGTGACGTCGTGGACCTTCCCGAGTACGCAGGCGCGATCGCGTTCGCCGGTGCCGGTGGCACGGGGGTGCTGCTGGTGAGCAGTTACGTCCGGGACAAGAACCTCGGCATGGGCGCGCACATCCCCCGCATCGTCTCGCCGATCACCGGGCAGGAGGAGGCCGGTTCGAACCTCGGGTACACGTTCCTGCCCGACGAGGAGAACATGCGACGCTGGAACGGTTGGTGGCGCGTGATGAACCGTGAGCAGTTCCTCTCCTTCTTCCTCTTCACCGTTCTGTCGATCTTCGTCGTCGCCACTCTGGCCGATGTCACGCTCGCCGGTCGGGACGCCGGTTCAGGCTTCGACTTCATCGCGATCGAGGCCGGCGTGATCGAGGAGACCTTTTCGGGGGTTGCCCGGCTGTTCTTCCTCCTCGCCGGGATCGTCGCGCTGTTCTCCACCAACCTCGCGGTATGGGACATGATCGGTCGGATCACTGCCGATCAGCTCAAGGTGTACCTGCTGCGCGACAATCAGAAATGGACCGAGAGCAGGATATACGCGCTCACTCTCGGCGCGCTCCTGGTGTTCAGCGTCACCACGCTGTTCAGTGGCTCCCAGGCGCCGCTCCTGCTGCTCGTGATCGTGTCGTTCCTCAGCGGTGTCACCAGCTTCGTCTACACGATCCTGATCGTGATTCTCAATCGCCGGCACCTGCCCGCGTACATCCGGATGGGGAAGGTGCGCACGGCGGTGATGATCGGGGCCGTTGCCTTCTACGGATTCTTCTTCGTCGTCACCGTCGTGGACATGGCCGACCGTTACCTGTGA
- a CDS encoding VOC family protein, whose translation MTELVFGQPRGGIFQMAYIVEDLGAAIDYWVHDLGVGPWFRLDGFDGGDDAVHRGEKYTATVDLAMAFAGHMQIELIQPNDDEPSVYKETIEARGYGFHHFGVASDDVEAGIAELESKGYVLAFKASVPTGGHVAYMDGGPDQPGFLELCAATPAFEELFGSFHRASVGWDGSDPVRPFG comes from the coding sequence GTGACGGAGCTCGTGTTCGGCCAGCCCCGCGGCGGCATCTTCCAGATGGCGTACATCGTCGAGGACCTGGGCGCGGCCATCGACTACTGGGTGCATGACCTCGGGGTGGGCCCGTGGTTCCGCCTCGACGGGTTCGACGGCGGGGACGACGCCGTCCACCGCGGCGAGAAGTACACGGCCACTGTGGACCTGGCGATGGCATTCGCCGGCCACATGCAGATCGAGCTGATCCAGCCGAATGACGACGAGCCCTCGGTCTACAAGGAGACGATCGAGGCGAGGGGCTACGGCTTCCACCACTTCGGCGTGGCCAGCGACGACGTCGAGGCCGGCATCGCCGAGCTGGAGTCGAAGGGTTACGTACTGGCGTTCAAGGCGAGCGTCCCCACCGGCGGGCACGTCGCCTACATGGACGGCGGACCCGACCAGCCCGGGTTCCTCGAACTGTGCGCGGCGACCCCCGCGTTCGAGGAGCTGTTCGGCAGCTTCCACCGGGCGTCTGTCGGCTGGGACGGCAGCGACCCGGTCCGCCCCTTCGGCTAG